In the genome of Fulvivirga maritima, one region contains:
- a CDS encoding STAS domain-containing protein produces the protein MVDITRTQEGEYEVIKIIGEVDASSSIELDNAINEAVSGGGKKFLVDCTSLDYISSAGLGVFMSYIEEFKKQNIHLILFGLNKKVANVFEILGLDQLLNIEENKVEAQAKLG, from the coding sequence ATGGTTGACATAACAAGAACCCAGGAGGGGGAGTACGAGGTGATAAAAATTATAGGTGAGGTAGATGCCAGCTCTTCAATAGAGTTAGATAACGCAATAAACGAAGCGGTATCTGGCGGAGGCAAGAAGTTTTTGGTAGACTGCACTTCATTAGATTATATCTCTTCTGCCGGCTTGGGTGTTTTTATGTCTTATATTGAAGAATTTAAAAAACAAAATATACATTTGATCCTCTTTGGTTTAAATAAAAAGGTGGCTAATGTTTTTGAAATTCTGGGGCTGGACCAGCTGCTTAACATAGAGGAAAACAAAGTAGAAGCGCAAGCTAAGTTGGGATGA
- a CDS encoding ATP-binding protein, with protein sequence MKYCYKVPCQKEMLREIRSFVKDVLDKNGLSEEDISTLVLAIDEVCANLIIHSHKCNASDSIELEIKFKKNKEVIFSIIDKAEMFNINQYEEPSLEEIIKRRRKGGIGLILVKKIMDDIQITSDQKKHICRLSKKI encoded by the coding sequence ATGAAGTACTGTTATAAAGTTCCGTGTCAAAAAGAAATGCTGAGGGAGATCAGATCCTTCGTGAAAGACGTTTTAGATAAAAACGGCCTTTCAGAAGAGGATATTAGCACCCTGGTTTTAGCCATAGATGAAGTTTGTGCTAACCTCATCATCCATTCTCATAAATGTAACGCCAGCGACTCTATAGAGCTGGAAATCAAGTTCAAGAAAAACAAGGAAGTGATCTTCAGCATCATAGATAAGGCTGAAATGTTTAACATTAATCAGTACGAAGAGCCTTCATTAGAAGAGATCATAAAAAGAAGAAGAAAAGGAGGAATTGGTCTTATCCTTGTTAAAAAAATTATGGATGATATTCAAATCACCTCTGACCAAAAAAAGCATATTTGTCGCCTCTCTAAGAAGATATAA
- a CDS encoding peptidylprolyl isomerase, translating to MKNLLYVLSLFAIVAACQVSKNSTQTTLNQQNPLLFTVANDSTFTEEFIYVYKKNNINNDSAFSHADISDYLNLYQNFKLKIKEAKSRGMDTTDAFHKEYDTYKEQLKKPYLSENKVTDQLIQEAYDRYKEDINASHILIMVDEHASPEDTLKAYNKIQEIRQKALDGADFGKLAKEYSDDPSAKTNNGNLGYFTSMQMVYPFESAAYSTPEGEISKPVRTRFGYHIIKVLNRRPSHGRVEVSHIMIRISPNKTDSLEARNKIFEIYDQATGGVNWDELAQEFSEDINTKNTGGKLPVFGLGKFPLAFQEAAFALETPGQISDPVMSPYGWHIIKLEKKHPLETFEEMEPTIKNRISRDSRAQISKKLFISKLKKENEFSEYPFADKLPTFADSTLIKGKWAAPKDVEVLNNRIFSIKEVTYTAKDFFTHLAKNQMPNSYAPKDYMEQMYNNYVDQKLLAYEEDHLEDKYVDYRMLVKEYKEGILLFQLMEEEVWNKAVKDSIGLQSFYQSHLEQYQAGERVQATIYNAKSQEIINDIKNLLKNNATPDKAELERKYNQKGALSLQIKQGVFEKEDEEIIDQIEWSEGIYEKELNGRFNLVVIKQVLAPGPKALDQIKGMVISDYQNYLEKQWVDQLREKYPVKVNEKGRKYIYEQLEKK from the coding sequence ATGAAAAACCTACTTTATGTTCTTAGCCTTTTTGCTATTGTAGCCGCCTGCCAGGTAAGTAAGAACTCAACCCAAACCACCTTAAACCAACAAAACCCATTATTATTCACAGTAGCTAATGACTCTACTTTTACTGAAGAGTTTATCTATGTGTATAAAAAGAATAACATTAATAATGACAGCGCCTTTTCTCATGCTGACATTAGTGACTACCTGAATTTATACCAGAACTTCAAACTAAAAATAAAAGAGGCAAAAAGTCGTGGTATGGATACTACCGATGCGTTCCATAAAGAGTATGATACTTACAAGGAGCAGCTAAAAAAGCCATACCTCAGTGAAAACAAAGTGACTGATCAGCTCATACAAGAAGCGTATGACCGATATAAAGAAGACATCAACGCCTCACACATCCTTATTATGGTAGATGAGCATGCCTCTCCGGAAGATACTCTTAAGGCGTATAATAAGATACAAGAGATTCGTCAAAAAGCCCTTGATGGAGCTGATTTTGGCAAGTTGGCTAAAGAATATTCTGATGATCCTTCAGCTAAAACCAATAACGGCAATTTAGGATACTTCACTTCCATGCAAATGGTTTATCCTTTTGAATCTGCCGCTTACAGCACGCCTGAAGGAGAAATATCTAAGCCCGTAAGAACACGTTTTGGCTATCACATCATAAAAGTGCTTAACAGAAGACCAAGCCACGGAAGGGTAGAAGTTTCTCACATTATGATCAGGATTAGTCCTAACAAAACAGATTCACTGGAAGCTCGCAATAAAATCTTTGAAATATACGATCAGGCCACTGGTGGTGTGAACTGGGATGAACTGGCCCAGGAATTTTCTGAAGACATTAACACCAAAAATACTGGAGGAAAACTCCCCGTTTTTGGTCTTGGAAAATTCCCTCTCGCCTTTCAGGAAGCCGCTTTCGCCCTTGAGACTCCTGGCCAGATCTCTGATCCTGTAATGAGCCCTTACGGTTGGCACATTATAAAACTAGAAAAGAAGCATCCACTGGAAACCTTCGAAGAAATGGAACCAACCATTAAAAACCGAATCAGCAGAGACTCCAGAGCACAGATAAGCAAGAAGCTTTTTATTTCTAAACTAAAAAAGGAAAACGAATTTAGTGAATATCCATTTGCCGATAAGCTACCTACTTTTGCTGACAGCACCCTTATAAAAGGAAAATGGGCTGCTCCTAAAGATGTAGAGGTTTTAAATAACAGAATATTTAGCATCAAAGAGGTGACCTATACTGCCAAAGACTTTTTTACTCATCTGGCTAAAAACCAAATGCCTAACTCTTATGCTCCTAAAGATTATATGGAGCAGATGTATAATAATTATGTAGACCAAAAGTTATTAGCATACGAGGAAGATCATCTGGAAGATAAATATGTAGATTACCGAATGCTGGTAAAGGAGTACAAAGAAGGGATACTATTATTTCAGCTTATGGAAGAAGAAGTATGGAATAAGGCGGTTAAGGATTCTATTGGCCTACAGAGCTTCTACCAAAGTCACCTGGAGCAGTACCAGGCAGGCGAAAGAGTTCAGGCTACTATTTATAACGCCAAGAGCCAGGAGATCATTAATGACATAAAAAATTTACTTAAAAACAATGCTACCCCTGATAAGGCTGAGCTTGAAAGGAAGTATAATCAAAAAGGAGCCTTATCTTTGCAGATTAAGCAAGGCGTATTTGAAAAAGAAGACGAAGAAATTATTGATCAAATAGAGTGGAGCGAAGGCATATATGAAAAGGAATTAAATGGCCGATTTAACCTGGTAGTTATTAAACAAGTATTGGCTCCAGGCCCTAAAGCTTTAGATCAAATAAAAGGAATGGTGATTTCTGATTATCAAAATTACCTTGAAAAACAATGGGTTGATCAATTACGAGAAAAATACCCTGTAAAAGTAAACGAGAAAGGTCGTAAGTATATTTATGAGCAGTTGGAAAAAAAATAG
- a CDS encoding peptidyl-prolyl cis-trans isomerase: MRDSAGGDEEHTGEPIARVKDQYLYIDDLEGIVPSNMSKEDSSERVERFVHNWIQKQLLIQEASTKIEFNEADIERKMLDYKYSLMGYQYQSYYVNKHLDKAISDEEVKAYYDEHIDNFILKQNIIRGKYVKLPLNAPKIKKVKGLITSEKEKDLEELNSYCLSFATKYQLDDSVWMIFDEVIQDSPLAEIPNKVQFLQNQKYTETSDDKFRYYLKIQEFRISDNISPLEFVKEDIRSIIINKRKVELAQQLEDEVYERATQNNEFEIYN; encoded by the coding sequence ATGAGAGACAGCGCTGGTGGAGATGAAGAACATACAGGCGAACCCATAGCCAGGGTTAAAGATCAATACTTGTATATTGATGATTTGGAAGGTATAGTACCCAGTAATATGAGTAAAGAAGATAGCTCCGAACGTGTGGAGCGCTTTGTGCATAACTGGATACAAAAACAGCTCCTCATACAAGAGGCTTCCACCAAAATAGAATTTAATGAGGCTGATATTGAAAGAAAAATGCTGGACTACAAGTACAGCTTAATGGGATATCAATATCAGTCTTATTATGTAAATAAACATTTGGATAAGGCTATTTCAGATGAAGAGGTAAAGGCCTATTATGATGAGCATATAGATAACTTTATACTGAAGCAAAACATCATAAGAGGTAAATATGTGAAACTGCCGCTTAATGCACCAAAAATAAAAAAGGTAAAAGGCCTGATCACTTCTGAAAAAGAAAAGGATTTAGAAGAATTGAACTCTTACTGCCTTAGCTTTGCTACTAAGTATCAGTTAGATGATTCTGTATGGATGATTTTTGACGAGGTGATCCAAGATTCACCGCTGGCTGAGATACCTAACAAGGTGCAGTTTCTGCAAAATCAAAAATATACTGAAACTTCAGATGATAAATTTAGATATTATCTTAAGATTCAGGAATTTAGAATATCAGACAATATTTCTCCTCTGGAGTTTGTAAAAGAAGACATAAGAAGTATTATTATCAATAAGCGAAAGGTAGAGTTAGCCCAACAACTCGAAGACGAAGTTTATGAACGAGCAACCCAAAACAATGAATTTGAAATATATAATTAG
- a CDS encoding peptidylprolyl isomerase: MKYIIRFTAVAILCALHWSIANAQDEVNDQNEVEEQEASATSDTEEKSLGLVADKIIAKVDNYIVLKSELENTYMNYLANGNPATSDARCRILAQLISQKLMVAKAEIDSVIVTDEEVDGNLDRRMQMILSQYGGSPEQLETYYGKTVEEIQADLRDQVKEQLVVQRMQETITEGIKVTPSEVKKFFSKMPQDSLPYFSTEVEVSQIVKIPEVGEEQLNAAKKKLNDIRAKVIGGEASFEAMAKEYSKDPGSAKYGGNLGFAKRGVMAPEFEAAALKLKPGEISAPFTTQFGVHIVQLIERRGNEYNSRHILISAEPSEKDMQKGIEFLDSLRTSINQDSITFAKAAKEYSDDMYTAGNGGFFTDNNEGTRVSSEDLDPVIFFALDSMEVGSISKPIRFRTDNGKQAVRILYYKSKVRPHQANLKDDWQKIQSAALSEKKNRILNNWFNEARGDVFISIEDEYDYCGILN, from the coding sequence TTGAAATATATAATTAGATTTACCGCAGTAGCTATACTGTGTGCACTGCATTGGTCCATTGCTAACGCTCAGGATGAAGTAAACGATCAGAATGAAGTAGAAGAACAAGAAGCTAGCGCCACCAGCGACACAGAAGAAAAAAGCTTGGGTCTGGTAGCCGATAAAATCATAGCCAAAGTAGACAACTACATAGTTTTGAAATCTGAGCTAGAAAATACTTACATGAACTACTTGGCGAATGGTAATCCTGCCACCTCTGACGCCCGTTGTAGAATACTAGCTCAGCTTATCAGCCAGAAGCTGATGGTAGCTAAGGCCGAGATAGACTCTGTAATAGTTACTGATGAAGAAGTAGATGGCAACCTGGATAGAAGGATGCAGATGATACTCTCTCAATATGGGGGCTCGCCCGAGCAACTGGAAACTTACTATGGTAAGACTGTAGAAGAAATACAAGCAGACCTTAGAGATCAGGTAAAAGAGCAATTGGTAGTGCAAAGAATGCAAGAGACCATTACTGAAGGCATTAAGGTGACTCCTTCTGAGGTTAAAAAATTCTTCAGTAAAATGCCACAAGACAGCTTACCTTACTTCTCTACAGAAGTAGAAGTATCTCAGATTGTTAAAATTCCTGAAGTAGGAGAGGAACAGCTTAATGCAGCCAAGAAAAAACTTAATGATATAAGAGCCAAGGTCATAGGAGGAGAAGCCAGCTTCGAAGCTATGGCTAAAGAATACTCAAAAGACCCTGGTAGTGCTAAATATGGTGGTAATCTGGGCTTTGCTAAAAGAGGTGTAATGGCTCCAGAATTTGAAGCCGCTGCTCTTAAACTAAAGCCAGGCGAAATTTCAGCTCCTTTTACTACTCAGTTTGGAGTGCACATAGTACAACTTATAGAAAGAAGAGGTAACGAATATAACAGCCGCCACATACTTATCTCTGCAGAGCCTTCAGAAAAGGATATGCAAAAAGGAATAGAATTCCTGGACAGCCTTAGAACAAGCATAAATCAAGATTCTATCACATTTGCGAAAGCGGCCAAAGAATATAGTGACGATATGTATACTGCTGGTAATGGTGGTTTCTTTACTGATAATAATGAAGGTACCAGAGTATCTAGTGAAGACCTGGACCCCGTTATTTTCTTCGCCTTAGACAGTATGGAGGTAGGAAGTATTAGTAAACCTATTCGTTTCAGAACAGATAATGGTAAACAAGCGGTGAGAATCTTATATTACAAATCTAAAGTAAGGCCTCACCAGGCTAACCTTAAAGATGACTGGCAAAAGATACAGTCTGCCGCTCTAAGCGAAAAGAAGAACAGAATATTAAATAACTGGTTTAATGAGGCCAGAGGCGATGTATTCATAAGCATAGAAGATGAATATGACTATTGTGGCATTTTGAATTGA